The genomic stretch TCACCCTTTGGGTAGTGTGGCTCGATCAGGGCAATCAATCCCTTCCACGGCACCACCTGATCCATCTCGATCAGGAACAATTCCTTACGGGTCTGCTTGCGCTTGCCGGCGTACTCGGCGTCGGCGAAGGTCATCTGCTTCATGGAAAAACTCGGCTGGCGGGATCGGCGTATTTCACCAGATTCAGGAAGTCTTTTTCAGACCTTCCCTAGAAAAGCACTGCCGCCATTTTTAAAGTAGTTACGCTCTTTGCTTGCAGCGTGCATGTTGCTAAGTACTGAGACACCTGATGGCGCGGGTGGAGGGTACATGATGGCTCCTTGCTCATAGGCCGTTGGTGTGAGCCCCCTCCATGGGTTCTGCTTTTATCGGCCAGAGGCTTGGAAGCAGTCAATCGAGCATATTTTTCATATTGTGTTTCCGGGCCCTGTGACCCACTTGTCCTCCAGTTTCAGTTTCCATCCAACCCACCCCAACGTCACCGCCCGCAACCCCATGAACCCAAGAAACGCCATCCACAACCCATGGTTGCCCAACCCGCTCATGGCCACTGCCACCGGCAGCGCAATCAACACCGAAACCAGCATTGCATTTCGCATTTCCCGCGCCCGGGTCGCGCCGATGAACAAGCCATCCAGCAAGTAACTCCACACCGCGATCAACGGCAGCAACGCCAGGTAGGGCAAATACGGATAAGCCGCCGCCCGCACACTTTCGATGTCGGTCTGCAAGTCGATGAACAGGTGCCCACCCAGCAGGAACAGCCCGGCAAAGCCCAGGCTGGTGATCAGCGACCAGCCGCAGGCCACCACCAGCGAGCGACGTAGGGTGTCGCGGTCACGGGCACCAATGGCATGGCCGCACAAGGCCTCCACCGCATGGGCCAGCCCATCCAGCGCATAGGCCGTCAGTAGCAGGCCATTGAGCAACAGGGCGTTGGCTGCCACGGTCGCTTCGCCCAGGCGCGCGCCTTGCACGGTAATCAGCAGGAAGACCAGTTGCAGCGCCAGGCTGCGCAGGAAGATATCGCGGTTCACCGCCAGCAGTGGCCTCCAGGCCTGCCAGCGCTTGAGCGCTGCCCACACGATCTGCCCCGGGTAGGCCCGCAGGGCCGGCCGGGTCAAGGCCAGGCCGAGCAGGGCGGCACTCCATTCGGCAATCACCGACGCCCGCGCCGAGCCCAGTACGCCCCAGTCCAGGCCCAGCACGAACCACAGGTTCAAGGCGATGTTCAGCAGGTTGGTGGTCAGCAGGATTGCCAGTGGTGCCCTGGCGTTCTGGGTGCCGAGGAACCAGCCGACCAGCGCGTAACTGGCCAGCGCCGCAGGCAGGCCAAGCAGGCGGGTATGGAAGAAGTCTTCGGTGGATTGCTGCAGGGCTGCGCTGGGTTGCATCGCATGAAGTGCCAGCTGGCTGAAGGGCAGGGCCAGCAGGCCGATCAACAGGGCGAAGCCGACCGCCAGCAGCAGCCCTTGCACCAGTACCTGGCGTAACGCGGCACCGTCGCCACGGCCGGCAGCCTGAGCAGCGAAACCGGTGGAGCCCATGCGCAGGAAGCCCATCAGGCCGACCATGAAGGTGAACAAGGTGGCGCCCACGGCCACGGCGCCCAGCTGGTGGGCGTGCGGAAGATGGCCGATGACCGTGCTGTCGACCAGCGCCACCAGCGGTACCGAGATGTTTGACAGGATCATCGGCGCGGCTAGCGCCCAGACCTTGCGGTGGGTGGGGCGGTGGCGCCAGTCGGCAGCGAGTTGGGGCATGTGCATTCCATGAGATCTTGGGGCCGCTGTGTGCCCCTTCGCGAGCTTGCGCGCCCCCACAGGAAAGTGTTGCTCTTGCGGCCGACGCCAAACCTGTGGGAGCGGGCAAGCCCGCGAAGGGGCGCAACGCGGCCCCCTTTTAACGAATGGCCACAGTGTACCGACCAGGCAACCATTTAGCGCGACCATGGTCTGACCTGGCGCGCAACAACAGGTGCTGCACCCGACGTTGCGCTATAGTTGCTGCCCTCACGTACACGCTGCCCAAGAGTTCCTATCTCATGTTCAACAAAGGATTGTTGCTGGCCTGCGCGCTGGCGTTGCTCAGTGCCTGTGACTCTTCCACGCCGGGCAAGCCGGCGCCGGTCGAGAAGTCTGTGGCCTCCGCGCCCGCCGAAGCCTCCGCCCCCAAGCGTGAGGACCCGGCTTTGCTCGCCAAGCGCTATGAGGGCCGCGAACTCACGGTGCTGGACGTATCGGAAGTGCAGCTCGATGGCGCGGCAACGCTGTCGATCAGCTTTTCCGTACCGCTGGATGCCAAGCAGGACTTCACCAACAAAGTGCACCTGGTCGACACCGTCAAAGGCAAGCTCGACGGTGCCTGGGAACTTTCCGACAACCAGATGGAGCTGCGCTTGCGCCACCTGGAGCCGCAGCGCAAGCTGGTGCTGACCGTCGACAAGGGGCTGCTGGCAGTCAATGGCAAGCAGCTGGACAGCGAGTCGATCACCCGCCTGGAAACCCGCGACATGCAGCCGACCATCGGCTTTGCCAGCCGCGGCTCGCTGCTGCCTACGCGTCTGGCCGAAGGCCTGCCGGTGATTGCCCTGAACGTCGACAAGGTGGATGTCGAGTTCTTTCGCGTCAAGCCAGACATGCTCTCGACTTTCCTGGCCAACTGGGGGCGCAACAGCAGCCTGTACTACTACCAGTCCAAGGAAACCCTGGACATGGCCGAGCTGGTCTACAGCGGCCGCTTCGATCTCAACCCGGCACGCAACACGCGTGAGACCGTGTTGTTGCCAATTGCCGGCATCAAGCCGTTGCAGGCGCCAGGTGTGTACCTGGCCGTGATGCGCGCCTCGGGTACCTACGATTATTCTCAGCCGGCAACCCTGTTCACCCTTAGCGACATCGGCGTGTCGGCCCACCGCTACCGCGACCGCATCGACGTGTTTGCTCAAGCCCTGGAAGGCGGCAAAGCGTTGAGCGACGTCAACCTGGAAATCCATGATGAAAAGGGCAAGCTGCTGGCCCAGGCCACTACCGATGGCAAGGGGCATGCCCAGCTGCCAATCACGCCCAAGGCCGATACCCTGATCGCCACCCAGGGCGTGCATACCACGTTGTTGCGCCTGAACACCGCAGCCCTGGACCTGGCCGAATTCGACATCACCGGGCCTCAGGCCAACCCGCTGCAGTTCTTCATCTTCGGCCCGCGCGACCTGTACCGCCCGGGTGAGACGGTGCTGCTCAACGGTTTGCTGCGCGACCAGGACGGCAAGCCGGTCAAAGCCCAACCGGTGAGCGTGGAAGTGCGTCGCCCGGATGAACAGGTGAGCCGCAAGTTCGTCTGGGAAGCCGACAGCAATGGCTTGTACCAGTACCAGTTGCAATTGGCCACCGAGGCCCCGACGGGCCGTTGGCAACTGCTGCTCGACCTGGGGGGCGGGCGCAAGCAGGTCTATGAATTTCTCGTCGAAGACTTCCTGCCCGAGCGCCTCGCGCTGGAACTCAAGGGCAGCAGCAAACCGCTTTCGCCGGATGAAGATGCGCGCATCCAGGTCAATGGCCGTTACCTCTATGGCGCCCCGGCCGCCGGCAATCGCCTGAGCGGTCAGGCCTATGTACGCCCGCTGCGTGAGGCGGTACCGGCGTTGCCTGGCTACCAGTTCGGTTCGGTCACCGAAACCGATCTGAAGCAGGACCTGGAACTGGACGAGGTCACCCTTGACCAGGCCGGCAAGGCGGTGGTCGATATCGAAAGCCGTTGGGCCGAAGCCCGCTCTCCGCTGCAACTGACCGTGCAGGCCAGCCTGCAGGAGTCGGGTGGCCGGCCGATCACCCGGCGCCTGGAGCAGCCTATCTGGCCGGCTGAGCGCCTGCCGGGCCTGCGAGGCCTGTTCGAAGGTGATGAAACTGATAGCAACGGGCCGGTGGAATTTGAATTCCTGCTGGCCGACCGCGACGGTCACAAACTGGCGGCCGATGCGCTCAAGGTGCGCCTTGTTCGCGAACGCCGCGATTACTACTGGAATTACTCGCAAAGTGACGGCTGGAGTTACGCCTACAATGAGAAATTCCTGACCCAGAACGAAGAGACGATCAGCGTCAAGGCAGGTTCCACTGCCAAGCTCAGCTTCCAGGTTGAATGGGGCCCTTACCGCGTCGAGGTCGAAGACCCGCAGACCGGTCTGGTATCCAGCGAGCGCTTCTGGGCCGGCTATCGCGCCCAGGACAACGCTGAGGGCGGCGCGGTGCGACCGGACCAGGTCAAGCTGGCGCTGGACAAACCCTCCTACGCCGATGGCGCTACCGCCAAGGTCACCGTCACCCCGCCCGCTGCGGGCAGTGGCTACCTGATGATCGAGTCCAGCGATGGCCCGCTGTGGTGGCAGGAAATCGATGTGCCCGCCGAAGGCAAGACCTTTGACGTGCAACTGGACAAGGCCTGGGCCCGCCACGATCTGTACATCAGCGCGTTGGTTATCCGCCCTGGTGAGCGCAAGGCCAATGCCACGCCCAAGCGCGCCGTGGGCGTGCTGCACCTGCCGCTGGACCGCGCCGAGCGCAAGCTTGCGCTGAGCCTGCAGGCACCGGAGAAAATGCGACCGAAACAGCCGTTGACGGTGAAGATCAAGGCCGCTAACGCCGATGGCAGTGTGCCCAAACAGGTGCATGTGCTGTTGTCGGCGGTGGACGTGGGCATCCTCAACATCACCGATTTCAAAACCCCCGACCCGTTCGCCAGCCTGTTCGGGCGCAAGGCCTATGGTGCCGATCAACTGGACATCTACGGCCAATTGATCGAGGCCGGGCAGGGCCGCCTGGCCAGCCTGGCGTTCGGTGGTGACGCAGCGATGGCCAAGGGGGGCAAGCGACCCAACACTACGGTAACCATCGTCGCCCAACAGAGCCTGCCGGTGACGCTGGACGACAAGGGTGAGGGCCAGGCCACGGTCGATATCCCCGACTTCAACGGCGAACTGCGGTTGATGGCCCAGGCCTGGACCGAAGAGCACTTCGGCATGGCCGAAGGCAAGACCGTGGTCGCCGCACCGTTGATTGCCGAGCTTTCGGCCCCGCGCTTCCTGGCCGGTGGCGACCGTACCAGCCTGGCACTGGACCTGGCCAACCTGTCCGGCCGCGCTCAGCAACTGAGCGTCGAAATCACCACGGATGGGCAACTGAGCCTGGCGGCCAATGCCGTGCAGAGCGTTAACCTGGCCGAAGGGCAGCGCTCGACGCTGATGATTCCGGTGCAGGCCCAGGGTGGTCTGGGGCAGGGCAAGGTGCATGTCCGGGTGACTGGCCTGCAACTGCCGAACGAGCCGATCACAGCGTTCGAGCGTGAGTGGACGCTGGGCGTGCGACCGGCCTACCCGGCAATGCTCAAGCACTACCGTGTGGCCCTGAAGGACCAGCCGTGGACCCTGCCCGAAGCAGACCTGGCCGCCTTCGAACCCGCTGGCCTGGAAGCCAGCCTGGCCTTGTCGAGCCGGCCGCCGCTGAACCTTGCCGAGCAGATTCGCGCGCTGCAAGCCTACCCCTACGGCTGCCTCGAACAGACCACCAGTGGCCTGTACCCCTCGCTGTACGCCGATGCCGACAGCCTCAAGCGCCTGGGCATCAAGGGCGAGCCGGCGGATGTGCGCAAGCGCAAGATCGAAATGGGCATCGAGCACTTGCTGGGGATGCAGCGCTACAACGGCAGCTTTGGCCTGTGGAGTTCGGACAGCGAAGAAGAGTACTGGCTCACCGCCTATGTTACCGACTTCCTGCTGCGTGCCCGTGACCAAGGTTACGGCGTGCCTGCCGAGGCACTGAAGAAGGCCAGTGAGCGCCTGCTGCGTTACCTGCAGGAACGCAACCTGATCGAAGTCGACTACAGCGAAAATGCCGACCACACGCGCTTTGCCGTGCAGGCCTATGCGGCGCTGGTGCTGTCGCGCAGCCAGCAGGCGCCGTTGGGGGCCCTGCGCGGCCTGTTCGAACGTCGCGCCGATGCCCGCTCCGGTCTGCCGCTGGTACAACTGGCGGTGGCGCTGGACAAAATGGGCGACAAACCGCGTGCCGAGCAAGCCTTGCAGGCGGGCCTGGGCATCAGCCGTGGCAAAGGCTGGCTGGCCGATTACGGCAGCGCCCTGCGTGACCAGGCGCTGATCCTGGCACTGCTGCAGGAAAGCAACCTGGCCAGCAGCCAGGTCGATCAGCGCCTGTTCGCGTTGTCGGATGAACTGGCGGCCAACCGTTGGCTGTCGACCCAAGAGCGCAATGCACTGTTCCTCGCGGGCCGTGGCCTGCTGGGCAAGCCGGAAGGCCAGTGGCAGGCACGCCTGGACAGCGCCGGTGAAGTGCGCGAGTTGAACAATGCCGAGGCCGGTATGAAGCTGGAAGGCCCGTTACTGGCCTCGCCACTGAGCGTGCAGAACGAGGGCAGCGAGACGTTGTACCAGCAGCTGACTCTGTCGGGCTACCCACGACAGGCGCCTGCTGCTGGCGGCAACGGCCTGCAGATTCGCAGAGAGTACCTGGGCATGAATGGCCAGCCGCTGGACCTGCACAACCTGCGCAGTGGCGACCTTGTGCTCGTGCACCTGGCGCTGAAAGCTGAGGACCGCGTGCCGGACGCGCTGGTGGTGGACCTGCTGCCGGCAGGCCTGGAGCTGGAAAACCAGAACCTGGCTCAAAGCGCCGCCAGCCTGGACAATGCCAGCAGTGCAGTGAAGGCGTGGCGCGAGTCGATGCAGAACGCCAGCGTGGTGCATCAGGAGTATCGTGATGATCGTTATGTCGCGGCGCTCAAGCTCGACGGCTATGGCACCACCCACCTGCTGTACCTGGCGCGAGCGGTGACCCCTGGCACCTACCGCGTGCCGCCGCCGCAGGTCGAGTCGATGTATCGGCCGAACTTGCAGGCCGTGGGGGATGGGCAAGGGGAGATGACCGTGAAAGCCCGCTGACGCAGCACGCTTATCTGCAGGAGCAGCCGCGTGCTGCTCCTGCAAGGGTATGCCATTGTGCGTTCAGTGAATCACCCAGCTCATCACCCATAGCCCCAGCACCAGCCAGATGATCCCGAGGATGATCGAGGCGCGCATGAATGCGCGGATTGCCGAGTACAGCAGCATCAGGCCGATGATCAGGGCCAGGATGCTCAGCAGCGAGGTGTCCATGCCCAAGGTGCGCGACAGACCATCGATGAAGTTGCCACCGGCATTGGCCAGCAGGTTGAACAGCCCGCTCAATGCGTCGACGATGAAGCGGATCAACGACCCCAGTGCCTGGCCCAGCCACTCGAAAAAACCTTCTACATGCATAGTTGCTTCCTGATGAAAAAATCGGCGAGGTTGTCGTCCCAAAGCCTTTGGCCATTACCTGGCCAGGTCGGTTCCCGATGCCAAGCTTAGCGCGACCACGCAGCCGTGCGGGCAGGTTGTTGCGTGCTGCATTGATCAGTTTGCTGGTGCTGGGCGGCCTGTTGTGGCTGGCTGATCGTATCTGGCCGCTGCCGCTGCCGGGTGATGACCTGGCCCGGGTAGTGCTGGCCGAAGACGGCACGCCGTTGTGGCGCTTTGCTGATGCTGATGGCGTGTGGCGCTACCCCGTAAGCCCCGAAGAGGTTTCGCCGCTTTACCTGCAGGCCTTGCTGACTTACGAGGACCGTTGGTTCTACAACCACCCAGGGGTCAACCCGCTGGCCTTGGCCCGCGCGGCCTGGCTGAACCTGCGCGGCTGGCGTGTCGTGTCGGGCGGCAGCACATTGTCGATGCAGGTGGCACGCCTGCTCGACCCGCACGACCGTACCCTGGTTGGCAAACTGCGCCAGCTATGGCGCACGTTGCAGCTGGAATGGCACTTGTCCAAGCGCGACATCCTGCAGATCTACCTGAACCGCGCACCTTTCGGCGGCACGCTTCAGGGCGTGGCGGCAGCCAGCTGGGCGTACCTGGGCAAGTCGCCCCTGCACCTGACACCTGCCGAAGCGGCACTGCTGGCCGTGCTGCCCCAGGCACCCAGCCGGCTGCGCCCGGACCGCCACCCCGAGCGTGCCCAGCGTGCCCGGGACAAGGTGCTGCAGCGCCTGGCTGAATACCAGGTGTGGCCGGCCCAGCAAATTCGCGAGGCGGCCGAGGAGCCGCTGGTGTTGGCGCCACGCCAGGAGCCGGCCCTGGCGCCATTACTGGCCCGGCGCCTGAACAGCGCTGACAGCCCGCCGCTGATCCGTACCACGCTTGACGCCGCGCTTCAGCGGCGCCTCGAAGACTTGCTGCTGGGCTGGCGCGCGCGGCTGCCGGAGCGTACTTCGGCCGCCATTCTGGTGGTTGAAGCGCAGAGCATGGCGGTGCGCGCGTACCTGGGCTCGGTAGATTTGTCTGATGAGCGCCGCTTTGGCCATGTCGACATGGTGCGCTCGCTACGTTCGCCCGGCTCCACCCTCAAGCCTTTTCTCTACGGCATGGCGCTGGACGATGGCCTGATCCATTCCGAATCGCTGTTGCAGGATGTTCCGCGACGCTACGGCGACTACCGCCCCGGCAACTTCTCCATGGGTTTCAGCGGGCCTGTGTCGGCCAGCTCGGCGCTGGCCCTGTCGCTCAACCTGCCCGCCGTGCAATTGCTGGAAGCCTACGGCCCGAAACGCTTTGCCGCGCAACTGCGCATGGCGGGCATGCCGCTGATACTGCCGCCCCTTGCCGAGCCCAACCTGTCGTTGATCCTGGGCGGTGCCGGCAGCCGGCTGGAAGACCTGGTCGGCGGCTACGCGGCGCTGGCGCGGGGGGGCAACAGTGCGCAGGTGCGCCTGCAGCCACAGGCCCCCTTGGTGGAGCACCGGTTGCTGTCGCCAGGGGCGGCGTGGATCATCCGGCGTATCCTCAGTGGCCAGGCGCGCCCGGACCGCGACCCGCACGCCGAACTGGTGCAGCGCCCGCAACTGGCCTGGAAAACCGGCACCAGCTACGGCTTTCGCGATGCCTGGTCGATTGGCGTGGGGCCGCGCTACCTGATCGGCGTATGGATTGGCCGCCCCGACGGTACACCGGTACCCGGGCAGTTCGGCCTGGCGTCGGCGGCGCCGCTGATGTTGCAGGTGCACGATCTGTTGAGCAATCGCGACAGCCAACGCGGCATCAGCGTCCCTGTAGAGCGGGTACCTGCGAATATCGGTGTTGCGGCGATCTGTTGGCCGCTGGGCCAGCCGATGAGCAAGCAGGACACCAACTGTCGGCGTCAGCGCTTTGCATGGACCCTGGACGGCACCACGCCGCCAACCTTGCAGGCAGCCGACCAGCCGCTGGGCCTGGGCTTGCGTGAAAAGGTGTGGGTCAACGAGCAGGGCTTGCGGGTCGATGGTAGCTGCCCGGGCGCCAGGGCTCGTGACATCGCCCTGTGGCCGGCGCCGCTGGAACCGTGGCTACCCCGTGTCGAGCGGCGCCTGGCGCGATTGCCGGCCATCGACCCGGCCTGCCCGCCGCAGGCGCCGGCCAGTGCACCACCGCTGTCGATCGTCGGCGTGCGCCCAGGCGACAATCTGCGTCGCCCGGCCACCAGCACTGAGCCGCTGCAATTGCAGCTCTCTGCCTTGGGTGGTGGTGGACGGCGCTGGTGGTTCCTCAACGGCCAGCCGCTGGGTGAAACCCAAGGGCAGGACAGCCTGTTGCTGCGTTTGCCACAGGTCGGGCAGGCTGAACTCAGCGCGCTGGACGAAAGCGGTCAGACGGCGCGGGTGGCGTTCCAGGTCAGCGAGTAGATGTTCGACGGCAGCCGGGCCAGCACCTACGCTTGCAAGTGACGGGTGTGGCCGGCTGGTGCCCCGCAACCCATGGGAACATGGAGTGCCCTATGCGTCCTCTGGTCGTGCCCCTGATGTTGCTGCTTTGGGCACTTGCTGCCCATGCCGACCCGTTGCCGGGGTTTCTCGACAGCCATGAGTACGAGCGGCGTCTGCCCAGCGCCAACCTGCCGATGACGGACTACTCCCCTGTGAACCCCCGCATACGGCTGGCCGGGGCGGCTATCGACAATCCCAGCTGGGCCCCGGCCAACACCCGGCTGGTGCTGCATAAAGTGCGCTTCGAGGGCGGCACGGTGTTCCCCTTGGGCGACCTGCGCGAACACTATCAGCCGCTGATCGGGCACGAAACCACGTTGGGTGAATTGCAGCAATACACCCAGCGCCTGACCCAACGCTACCGGCAGGAGGGCTACTTGTTGTCGTATGCCTACCTGCCGCCTCAGGATGTGGCCGATGGCAGGGTCAATGTGGTGCTGGTCGAAGGTTACGTACGTGATTACCACGTGGACGGCGATATCGGATCGGCCAATGAGTATTTGCAGCAGTTGCTGGCGCGCATTGAGGCCGAGCGCCCACTGACCCGCGAAACGCTGGAGCGCTATCTGGGCCTGGCTACGCGCATGCCAGGGGTCGTGGTAGAGGCCGAATTGGCAATGGCGCGGGCTGCCGATGGTGTCGCCCAGCTGACCGTGCATGCACGGCGCAAGCCACTCAGCGCCGCTGTGACCGTGGCCGACTCCAGCCGTGATGCTGCACAGGCCCTGATCACCGTAGCCAGCAATGCCCAGACCCGCCATGGCGAACGCGTAACGGCCAGCTGGCTGCTGCCCCCTGGCAATGACCGGGTCTACTACCAGCGTCTCGATTACAGCCAGTACCTGGACGCCGCCGGAAGCCAACTGCTGCTGTCGGCGTCGCGCTACCGCAGCGAGCCCGGCACGCGCATACGTTTGGACGATGGCCGCGATATCACCCGCAAGCACGACAGTGAGCGCTATGCGATCGGCCTGCGTCAGCCGGTGGTTGTAAGGCCCAATGAGTGGCTGGCGGTGCAGGGCCACGTGTATTCAGTCAGTGAGCATGGTGAAGACCGGATGGCCGAACAGCCACCGTCTCGCAAGTACGACACCTATGTGCGGGCGCTGGCATTCGAAGGTGACTGGCGCAAGGTGGAGCAGGGGCGTTTGCGTATCGTCAGTGCCGGGGTCTATCAGGGCCTGGACTACCTGGGAGCACGCAGCGATGCTGACTACGATCTCGATTTACTGCGCTTGCGGCTTTCCGGTTTGCAGAGCGACAGGCTGTTGGATAACTGGCAGGGGGTGGTGTCCGGGGCGTTGTACTGGAGTGATGATCGATTGCCTGACAGCGAGCGTGCGGGGTTTGGCGGGCAGAATTTCGGGCGCGGTTACCCGCGCGATCAGGCGGACGGTGACAAGGGCTGGGGAGTGGCTTACGAGCTCAACTACAGCGTGCGCAGTAGCTGGCTTGCGCGGGTTCAGCCCTATGCGGTGGTGGATACCGCACAGGCCTGGCATAACCGGGGACCGGTGGAGGACGCCCATCTGGCTTCGGTGGCGCTGGGTGTGCGGTTAGGGGTTGGGCATATGTTCAATGTGGCGCTGGAGGTGGCCAAGCCGTTGGCGGATGTGGCGCTGGATAGCCTGGAACGTGGGCCTCGGCTGACATTGAACCTGGCAATCCAGTTGTAGCAGGCAAATATGGGCTTGCCGGAGCAGCGTTTCGCAGCGCAAGGCTGCTCCAAAATGGTGGGCCGCGCCTTCACTCAATGGGTCGTGAACCGCTGGTGCACGGGCGACGAGCTGGGGGTCAGCGCAAGAGCCAGTTGGGTGCGGTTGTGCATATGCGTCAAACGCAATACCTGAGACACATAGAGCTTCACGGTGTTTTCGGTAATGCCCAGTTCGCAGGCGATCTGGTAATTGGTCTTGCCCTTGCCTACCAGGCGCGCCACTTCCAGCTGGCGTGGTGACAGTTTCTCGAACGCTGCCGGTAGCTCGCTTTCGCTTTCTTCTGCATCACTGGCACGCCGGTGGGCACCTTGGCCACGGGCTTTTTCCAGGTCCTGATACAGTTCGTCCACCGACTCGGCCAGTTCCTGCAAGCGCTGGTTCAAGCCACCCAGATCGCGAATGTTGCGCTGGCGCTCCAGCAAGGCCTCTTCCTGCCGGCGGACGCCTTCCAGCAGTTCATCGAGGTCCATTGGCTTCTGGTAGTAATCGGCGAAACCTTCGCGTAGCGCCCGGATCAAGTCCTGCTTCTCGGCACGCCCAGTCAACATGATGGCTTCGAACATACGCTGGCTACCGTTGATCTCCTTCAATGCGCGTACCAGCTCGATGCCATCCCGATCGGGCATGTGCAGGTCACAGATGAGCAAGCCAATAGTCGGGTCT from Pseudomonas putida encodes the following:
- a CDS encoding response regulator; protein product: MSRSVSEVKVLVVDDQPVIVEQLSEFLETKGYACVTALSTDEAIEHYVADPTIGLLICDLHMPDRDGIELVRALKEINGSQRMFEAIMLTGRAEKQDLIRALREGFADYYQKPMDLDELLEGVRRQEEALLERQRNIRDLGGLNQRLQELAESVDELYQDLEKARGQGAHRRASDAEESESELPAAFEKLSPRQLEVARLVGKGKTNYQIACELGITENTVKLYVSQVLRLTHMHNRTQLALALTPSSSPVHQRFTTH